Proteins from a genomic interval of Paenibacillus sp. FSL H8-0048:
- a CDS encoding RHS repeat domain-containing protein — translation MTNKLKVYIFTLLTVLLSMCTASSIAEAVSFSPSGTYVYDVNGRIVTFMSKDGTTISYQYDRNGNLLKKVPVQILGNLDSPVTTEISSPYVHVNGWYLSDNGVESIKVFINNEYKGTATYGDIREDVYNSYPQFSNHNSGYHFDTVLPNITQSYNIKIVIKDKRGTETYYEKTVNYKKLSPTGYLDSPTEGENLVFYGGEASTSPDNQIKILGWYLDMAPVKSISVYLDNEKKYSGTINRISRLDVYNVYPQYGDKSSGFQITVPKPTVTKKYYGKTVNYTLKVVIENSMGEQMVWVRNIKIFYENPNDPSTWT, via the coding sequence ATGACTAATAAGTTGAAGGTGTACATTTTTACTTTATTAACAGTTCTGTTGAGTATGTGTACTGCAAGTTCTATTGCAGAGGCTGTGAGTTTTAGCCCATCTGGTACATATGTTTATGATGTCAACGGAAGAATTGTTACTTTTATGTCGAAAGATGGTACAACTATTTCTTATCAATATGACCGAAACGGCAATTTGCTCAAAAAGGTGCCTGTACAGATTCTTGGAAATTTAGACTCTCCAGTTACTACCGAAATAAGTTCCCCTTATGTGCATGTGAATGGATGGTACCTTAGTGACAATGGAGTGGAGAGTATCAAAGTGTTCATTAACAATGAATATAAGGGGACAGCAACTTACGGAGATATTAGAGAAGATGTTTACAATTCATATCCTCAATTTTCTAATCATAATTCAGGCTATCACTTCGATACCGTGCTTCCTAATATAACACAGTCATACAATATAAAAATTGTTATTAAGGACAAGCGTGGAACCGAGACCTATTATGAAAAAACGGTTAATTACAAAAAATTATCTCCAACAGGGTATTTGGATTCACCGACAGAAGGAGAGAATTTGGTCTTTTATGGCGGTGAAGCCAGCACAAGTCCTGATAATCAAATAAAAATTTTGGGCTGGTATTTGGATATGGCTCCTGTTAAGAGTATTTCAGTTTATTTGGACAACGAGAAAAAATACTCAGGAACAATAAATCGTATTTCCAGGTTGGATGTGTACAATGTCTACCCTCAATATGGTGATAAGAGCTCTGGCTTTCAGATCACTGTTCCAAAACCAACGGTCACGAAAAAGTACTACGGAAAGACAGTAAATTACACGCTCAAAGTGGTCATTGAGAACAGTATGGGAGAGCAAATGGTCTGGGTTCGAAATATCAAAATATTCTATGAAAATCCTAACGATCCGAGTACTTGGACTTAA
- a CDS encoding RHS repeat domain-containing protein, whose translation MNSNQKAKSLFIYVLSLAILFSGFPNLMGKASANPAMTTASRSTAELVKSSPFPSPVPSGPSDLFLPQSPEPTITPGAQRNAPSQPLIADEVVSVTQDAYDINLLPVTQLKKKILQKKERLQPALTGMKAKGILSSVPDNEDLDLKQADIEQLVQAGASKIDVYWLNLLVMGQTKWTAIELLRWKQDKQASWEDIQATLDQEMQTLHVPTVGEDVYDPNLLQQEAIGRFTVRSSVYEPSKTEMNFSADPLSVMSITAFDAAVSGVIDRGAIEAQINQVQKPQFSDRNTSSETIDPVAGSVTRKESLLHLPGVDGLDLNVGLMYNSNQGTPFVYRSYYSNYWQMWESVYEYATPELGNGWSFQFPYVQMGENQSFYHDGNGSVYAIGQQGDELSNYSNLINYKGKDRRIIFESRYSGQFNNGQDESRYYMEYSDMKREYFSSRGELLGIKDRFGNTITFKYSDADNGRLSSITDTLGRMVLFSYEYNLHEEPFNGERITLRVMNGTKEVQKVILTKGRVAVDVPKNFAPAIKVYQPVLSSITNSIGESTYFNYDNQLTLIPYNGFNFEALLSEVNYPHSSTKYNYEYVSRHMSNSDSFGEFRATSRSDYMGGKAYQQLRYTYTGDYTGNTPEQYPGHLPDDFRYSTTSAVMSSTPSNGLSTTHTFDKEGRVLRSETVAGNGERKIIENTAFHGLFTQYPTRTTISEYAAQDSDATAKQLYTETTYTNWGQVQSQTEPLTAEQWNNPNLKQHYTTSYQYEPTYRFPASVSKYQNESDANPLVESYTYTAEGRPATVINAKNEQTSYTYGYIDGQGKIEHATADIWADARLVSKSVVRYGSENNYAYPTEQQQWFNIGTADEKAVTTKMLYNKDNGQVIQKTEANNQTVAYEYDAAGRLKKETYPIKINAKGEQIQELVDYNYYNQSSPNFDATNAGTQVLKVDSITTVNNITRGMSMKTYANVLYNGLGLALLEEHYDENVSNWVFTQYHYDDQGRPVYSIDSAGNTLTASYDAWGRQNRATTPSGDVMVSDYDLKSRTATSYIQDHTTGQTLNYIQESYDSWGKKLSVSTFKDWPTKQQSISESYRYNIAGQVTGYTDPNRNLNEDGVTTSYRYDALGRLTALKDALNQMTSYSYDGNGQVTKVTIQAKGGTPQTLNTKIYNELGLPSVKQDGASQSESYTYNSTGQLAAKTDRNGSSFAYAYDEAGQLKKNTIQGKINNVDQKLETVMIPGDGSPRKQTIQTLLNQAETAYQTITRDSLGQVRSIYGRSGSHYVSIGNQVDVLGRMTQISDQYMSFFTNYTYQQSRVTQVQTNGSAAVTGAASANAQYTYFGNDQVKSITYPTLTDGSTLKTEYTYNPSLGWTERMTNTKGNFVLTAYSYSYDNNGNRVAVSESRNGGGAQTTNYGYDALNRLISISRPDGGQTTYTYDVRGNRLTLSDTSTVSLDSADTSYTYDLQNTLTSVTKGGASTSFQYYADGMRSIKTKDNTQTQVNYNFQGQVISEEKIVNGQFVEQANFVRGDRVLVKKDKKSTKDYYYLYNGHGDVVQIVDTSGTVMNNYAYDEWGNITSQVEKTSNSFKYTGEVYDEETGLYYLRARYYDPSMGRFLNEDTYEGQITNPLSLNLYTYVHNNPLRYSDPSGNMPKDLLNAIFSTYTKRNDTKKMIQTVLTTNGEKGIYQAFHEITQVIAGSAIHKQTGLDVQLEYHLEKDIPWRLNKHYWADIVSSDYEMWEVKPRSNVFNLKQSYDGIYENAEEQLNNYASLNTKLTRGQQFENIYGIEIVDMLRMNITFHDKGKILYDFYLDLGEGKTINLTTFDAAYYLQANFDYGPDLSDFIQLKPGKGKK comes from the coding sequence GTGAATAGTAACCAAAAAGCAAAATCATTATTCATTTATGTCCTATCCTTGGCTATACTATTTAGCGGATTTCCTAACCTTATGGGGAAGGCGTCAGCTAACCCTGCTATGACAACTGCATCCAGAAGCACAGCGGAATTGGTTAAAAGCAGTCCTTTTCCCTCTCCAGTACCCTCAGGACCTTCCGATCTATTCCTGCCCCAAAGTCCTGAGCCGACAATAACACCAGGAGCCCAAAGGAATGCACCCTCCCAGCCCTTGATTGCAGACGAGGTTGTTTCTGTAACTCAAGATGCTTATGATATCAACCTGCTGCCTGTAACTCAATTGAAGAAGAAGATTCTTCAGAAGAAAGAACGGTTGCAACCGGCCCTGACAGGTATGAAGGCTAAGGGGATCTTGTCGAGTGTACCTGATAATGAGGATCTAGACTTGAAACAAGCAGATATTGAACAACTTGTTCAAGCGGGAGCCTCCAAGATTGATGTGTACTGGCTGAACTTGCTGGTGATGGGGCAGACGAAGTGGACGGCTATCGAACTGTTGAGATGGAAGCAGGATAAACAAGCATCCTGGGAAGACATTCAAGCCACACTTGATCAGGAAATGCAGACGCTCCATGTTCCTACAGTTGGAGAAGATGTATACGACCCAAATCTACTGCAGCAGGAAGCGATTGGAAGATTCACAGTGCGTTCCTCAGTCTATGAGCCATCAAAGACGGAGATGAATTTCAGTGCAGATCCGTTATCGGTGATGTCGATTACCGCATTTGATGCAGCAGTCTCGGGTGTGATTGATAGAGGAGCCATAGAGGCGCAAATCAATCAGGTCCAAAAACCACAATTCAGTGATCGTAATACCTCCAGTGAAACCATTGATCCTGTGGCGGGAAGTGTGACGAGGAAAGAAAGTCTGCTGCATTTGCCAGGCGTGGATGGACTGGATTTGAATGTGGGACTGATGTACAACTCTAATCAGGGGACTCCTTTTGTCTATAGAAGTTACTATAGTAATTACTGGCAGATGTGGGAATCCGTTTATGAATACGCGACTCCCGAGTTAGGGAATGGGTGGTCCTTCCAGTTCCCATACGTTCAAATGGGAGAGAATCAAAGCTTCTATCATGACGGAAATGGCAGTGTCTATGCCATCGGGCAACAGGGCGATGAACTCTCCAATTACAGCAATTTGATTAACTACAAAGGAAAAGATAGACGGATTATCTTTGAATCCAGGTACTCCGGCCAGTTCAATAACGGGCAAGACGAATCAAGGTATTACATGGAATATTCGGATATGAAACGGGAGTATTTCTCTTCTAGAGGCGAGTTGCTTGGCATTAAAGACAGGTTCGGCAACACGATCACTTTCAAGTATTCGGATGCTGATAATGGTCGCTTGTCTTCGATTACCGATACGCTGGGTCGCATGGTTCTCTTCAGCTATGAGTATAATCTTCACGAAGAACCCTTTAACGGTGAACGGATTACCCTCCGGGTGATGAACGGGACGAAAGAAGTTCAGAAGGTCATTCTCACCAAAGGCAGAGTAGCTGTGGATGTCCCGAAAAATTTTGCGCCAGCGATTAAAGTGTATCAGCCGGTTCTCTCTAGCATTACAAATTCAATAGGAGAAAGCACGTACTTCAACTATGATAATCAACTGACGCTAATCCCGTATAACGGATTTAACTTTGAGGCCCTACTAAGTGAAGTCAACTACCCGCATTCCAGCACGAAGTATAATTATGAATATGTGAGCCGGCATATGAGTAATTCTGATTCGTTTGGAGAATTCCGGGCGACGTCTAGAAGTGACTATATGGGAGGAAAGGCCTATCAGCAACTCCGGTATACCTACACGGGAGACTATACGGGGAATACCCCAGAGCAGTATCCAGGTCATTTGCCGGATGATTTCCGTTACAGTACCACATCCGCAGTGATGAGTAGTACACCAAGTAACGGGCTAAGTACGACCCATACATTTGACAAAGAAGGCAGAGTCCTTCGTTCAGAGACGGTTGCCGGTAACGGAGAGAGGAAAATAATCGAAAATACAGCGTTCCACGGGTTGTTTACCCAGTATCCCACACGGACAACGATTTCGGAATATGCCGCGCAGGACAGTGACGCTACTGCGAAACAGCTGTATACCGAGACAACCTATACCAATTGGGGCCAGGTTCAGAGCCAAACGGAGCCGCTAACGGCCGAGCAATGGAATAATCCGAATCTGAAACAGCACTACACCACTAGCTATCAGTATGAACCTACCTATCGTTTTCCGGCTTCTGTATCCAAATACCAGAACGAAAGCGATGCAAATCCGTTGGTAGAGTCCTACACGTATACTGCGGAGGGACGCCCGGCAACGGTAATTAATGCTAAGAATGAGCAGACATCTTATACTTACGGATATATCGACGGACAAGGGAAGATTGAACATGCAACAGCTGACATTTGGGCGGACGCTCGTTTGGTGTCTAAATCGGTGGTGCGGTATGGTAGTGAGAACAACTATGCGTATCCTACAGAGCAACAGCAGTGGTTCAATATCGGGACCGCTGACGAAAAAGCTGTCACCACCAAAATGCTCTACAATAAAGACAATGGCCAGGTCATTCAGAAAACCGAGGCCAACAATCAGACTGTTGCCTATGAATACGATGCTGCAGGGCGGTTGAAAAAAGAAACGTATCCGATAAAGATTAACGCCAAGGGTGAACAGATTCAGGAATTAGTAGACTACAACTACTATAACCAGAGCTCTCCTAATTTCGATGCGACAAATGCAGGCACACAGGTCTTAAAGGTGGATTCTATTACCACGGTCAACAACATCACCCGTGGCATGAGCATGAAAACCTATGCGAATGTGTTGTATAACGGATTAGGTCTTGCCTTACTGGAAGAGCATTATGACGAGAACGTGAGCAATTGGGTGTTTACCCAATATCATTATGACGACCAGGGACGTCCAGTGTACTCCATAGATTCCGCAGGAAATACACTGACCGCCAGCTACGATGCCTGGGGCCGGCAGAATCGGGCGACGACACCGAGCGGGGATGTAATGGTCAGCGACTATGATCTCAAATCACGCACGGCGACCAGCTATATTCAGGACCATACCACCGGCCAGACTCTGAACTATATTCAGGAGAGCTATGACTCCTGGGGTAAGAAGTTGTCTGTGTCCACCTTTAAAGACTGGCCGACGAAGCAACAGTCCATCAGCGAATCCTATCGCTATAACATTGCTGGGCAGGTGACGGGATACACCGATCCGAATCGTAATCTAAATGAGGATGGGGTGACCACTAGTTACCGGTATGACGCCTTAGGCCGGTTGACTGCCCTGAAGGATGCACTGAACCAGATGACCAGTTATAGCTATGACGGGAACGGCCAAGTCACCAAGGTTACGATCCAAGCCAAAGGCGGTACTCCGCAAACCCTAAACACCAAGATCTATAACGAACTGGGTCTGCCAAGCGTCAAGCAGGACGGTGCCTCACAGAGTGAGAGCTACACGTATAACAGTACCGGGCAGTTAGCGGCTAAAACCGACCGCAATGGCAGCAGCTTTGCGTATGCCTATGATGAAGCGGGTCAACTGAAGAAGAACACGATACAAGGGAAGATTAACAATGTAGACCAAAAGCTGGAGACGGTCATGATCCCAGGGGATGGAAGTCCGCGAAAGCAGACGATCCAAACACTGCTCAATCAGGCGGAGACGGCTTACCAGACGATAACGAGGGATAGCTTGGGACAAGTTCGTTCGATCTATGGGCGCTCCGGAAGCCACTACGTATCGATTGGCAATCAGGTGGATGTGCTTGGGAGAATGACGCAGATCAGCGACCAGTATATGAGCTTTTTCACCAACTATACGTATCAGCAGTCACGGGTAACTCAGGTACAGACCAACGGGAGTGCGGCAGTGACTGGAGCAGCATCGGCTAATGCACAGTACACCTATTTCGGCAATGATCAAGTGAAGTCGATCACCTATCCGACCCTGACGGATGGCAGCACACTGAAGACAGAATATACCTACAACCCGTCACTGGGCTGGACGGAGCGGATGACCAACACCAAAGGAAACTTCGTGCTCACTGCCTACAGCTACAGCTATGACAACAACGGAAACCGGGTCGCTGTCAGTGAATCGCGTAACGGAGGCGGTGCTCAAACAACGAATTATGGCTACGATGCGCTAAACCGGCTGATCTCGATCAGCCGCCCAGACGGTGGCCAAACGACGTATACGTATGATGTGCGGGGCAACCGGCTCACATTATCGGATACGAGCACCGTGAGTCTGGATTCTGCGGATACCAGCTACACGTATGATCTGCAGAATACTTTAACGAGTGTTACCAAAGGCGGTGCCAGTACCAGCTTCCAATACTATGCCGATGGAATGCGATCTATAAAGACCAAGGACAATACCCAGACCCAGGTCAACTACAATTTCCAGGGTCAAGTCATATCGGAAGAGAAAATTGTGAACGGTCAGTTTGTCGAGCAAGCTAATTTTGTTCGTGGTGACCGGGTGTTAGTGAAGAAAGATAAAAAATCGACTAAGGATTATTACTACTTGTACAACGGCCATGGTGACGTGGTGCAGATTGTCGATACTAGCGGAACAGTCATGAATAACTACGCCTATGATGAGTGGGGAAATATCACTAGTCAGGTGGAGAAAACCTCTAATTCCTTCAAGTATACGGGGGAAGTCTATGATGAGGAAACGGGACTGTATTACCTGCGAGCACGGTACTATGACCCGAGTATGGGACGGTTTTTAAATGAGGATACGTATGAGGGGCAGATTACAAATCCGTTGAGTTTGAATTTGTATACTTACGTGCATAATAATCCGTTGAGGTATTCTGATCCGAGCGGTAACATGCCTAAAGACCTTCTTAATGCAATTTTCAGCACCTATACCAAGCGAAATGATACAAAGAAAATGATTCAAACTGTTTTAACAACAAATGGAGAAAAGGGGATTTATCAAGCTTTTCACGAAATTACACAAGTAATTGCAGGGAGTGCGATTCATAAGCAAACTGGGCTTGATGTTCAACTTGAGTACCATCTTGAAAAGGATATTCCGTGGCGTCTTAACAAACATTATTGGGCTGATATTGTATCTAGCGATTATGAAATGTGGGAGGTTAAGCCAAGGAGCAACGTATTTAATCTAAAACAATCCTATGATGGTATCTATGAAAATGCTGAAGAACAACTTAATAATTATGCGTCCTTAAATACTAAGTTAACTAGGGGACAACAATTTGAAAATATATACGGAATAGAAATCGTAGATATGCTTAGAATGAATATTACATTTCATGATAAAGGAAAAATTTTATATGATTTTTATTTGGATTTGGGGGAGGGAAAGACTATAAATTTGACTACTTTTGATGCGGCTTACTATTTACAAGCAAACTTTGACTATGGACCTGATCTTTCTGATTTCATACAATTAAAGCCAGGAAAAGGGAAGAAATGA